A stretch of the Solanum dulcamara chromosome 6, daSolDulc1.2, whole genome shotgun sequence genome encodes the following:
- the LOC129892819 gene encoding uncharacterized protein LOC129892819 — protein MVDPMKIELIHYLARPTSVTKVLSGDASLVTLDLDGVLRFGGRLCVPRVGDLIHTIRSEAHDSRYPIHSGTIKIYRGLRQYYWWSGMRRDIADYMLHCLSFQQVKAEHLRPGVKLQILPILE, from the exons ATGGTGGATCCAATGAAGATTGAGCTTATTCATTATTTAGCTAGGCCTACCTCTGTGACTAAG GTTTTGAGTGGTGATGCTAGCCTGGTTACCTTAGATTTagatggggttttgaggtttggtggtcgACTTTGTGTTCCAAGAGTTGGGGATTTGATTCACACGATCCGTAgcgaggcccatgattccagaTATCCCATCCATTCGGGCACAATTAAGATATATCGTGGCTTGAGACAATACTACTGGTGGAGtggcatgaggagagatattgcagattATATGTTGCATTGTTTGAGTTTTCAGCAAGTTAAGGCTGAGCATCTGAGGCCTGGTGTCAAGCTTCAGATATTACCCATTCTTGAGTGA